A window of the Ostrea edulis chromosome 1, xbOstEdul1.1, whole genome shotgun sequence genome harbors these coding sequences:
- the LOC125663775 gene encoding uncharacterized protein LOC125663775, translating to MVIQREEQVLVRKRVLYIGSSVPMETTEGLEAVQQPLRDRYPVGDNAQIQGIDTWISILPSGLQIQYVKDSNTVILFPIYALTLCAGVRQVRSVNGATGEMTSKFVSLTSQQANGSYTKNPAVFTAITRRTKGKKVLECHGFLCASDQDALELVKATKFVDAKHKQSGNKSNRNSFVAPSQTQIPQSTRIEPAINGGIPNGINGNGSVRKTDFGAPGQGEVRLQSGEAVENVRDAAPEFYDPVPTQGYFYSGTNTEVKKYNLEKIGEKAYSDIGPSRTPRPMPQRPQHPTISGRGGPVPPPMVIPGPRIRGPPGRPPVMMPSRPMMVGPRPRFFSPPPLMRRPMYGPPPQMRMPPGAMMYGPPPPPIYVRRPKQRQRSGSRSSSSSRKSNAEKEPDETAPKKMANGDSDSGSDISGYRPPTPPRDYEMNLEDKKRERLSRRDMHDRRHRRSRSPDNQSPPRMMYQGYPPTPYIHPVYGPIYPTPFGYGRSRSVPPPMRYPTNVKPKKKGKKSKKKNRDHGPPMENGMTGYNSEVPIGAYPPPGEFDSQLRRPRDFRREENQFLNEKSFSKSMQQQHRASKGRSGEDYYPSAYELNTALNEDTRQLESEFIY from the coding sequence ATGGTCATTCAACGGGAGGAACAGGTGCTCGTTCGGAAACGGGTTCTGTACATCGGAAGCTCCGTCCCCATGGAGACTACAGAGGGTCTGGAGGCCGTTCAGCAGCCCCTTCGTGACAGATATCCAGTCGGCGACAACGCCCAAATCCAGGGTATCGACACATGGATTAGTATTTTGCCATCTGGATTACAAATTCAATACGTTAAAGACTCGAACACTGTTATACTGTTTCCTATATATGCCTTGACATTATGTGCAGGAGTCCGACAGGTGCGCTCCGTTAATGGTGCAACGGGAGAGATGACGTCAAAATTTGTTTCGCTAACGTCACAACAGGCAAATGGTTCGTATACCAAGAATCCTGCCGTCTTCACAGCAATTACTCGCAGGACAAAGGGGAAAAAAGTGTTGGAATGCCATGGTTTCTTATGTGCAAGTGATCAAGATGCTTTGGAATTAGTGAAAGCAACCAAGTTTGTTGATGCTAAACACAAGCAATCAGGAAACAAAAGCAACCGTAACTCGTTTGTAGCGCCGTCTCAAACACAAATTCCACAAAGTACCCGAATTGAACCGGCTATCAACGGAGGTATTCCAAACGGGATTAATGGAAATGGTAGTGTCAGAAAAACTGATTTTGGTGCACCAGGACAGGGTGAAGTGCGTCTTCAAAGCGGCGAAGCGGTTGAAAATGTCAGAGATGCTGCTCCGGAATTCTACGACCCAGTCCCAACCCAGGGATACTTCTACAGCGGTACTAATACTGAGGTAAAAAAATACAACCTCGAAAAAATAGGTGAAAAAGCTTACTCTGACATTGGACCTTCAAGAACACCTCGCCCGATGCCCCAGCGTCCACAGCACCCTACTATTTCGGGGCGAGGTGGACCTGTGCCACCACCAATGGTCATCCCTGGTCCTCGTATTAGGGGTCCACCTGGGAGACCCCCCGTTATGATGCCAAGTCGACCCATGATGGTCGGTCCCAGACCAAGATTCTTTTCACCACCGCCTCTGATGCGGAGACCAATGTATGGTCCTCCACCACAAATGCGCATGCCACCCGGAGCAATGATGTATGGTCCACCACCGCCGCCTATATATGTCAGGAGACCGAAACAACGTCAGCGATCCGGAAGTCGATCTAGCTCTTCATCCCGAAAGTCCAACGCTGAAAAAGAACCAGATGAAACTGCCCCTAAGAAAATGGCAAATGGGGATTCGGATTCCGGTAGTGATATTTCTGGATATAGACCACCCACTCCACCCCGCGATTATGAGATGAATCTCGAGGACAAGAAACGGGAGCGTTTGAGTAGACGTGATATGCACGACCGCAGACATCGTCGTAGTCGATCTCCTGACAACCAAAGTCCGCCTAGAATGATGTATCAAGGATATCCACCAACCCCTTATATCCATCCCGTGTACGGTCCCATTTATCCAACACCCTTTGGCTATGGGAGGTCAAGGTCAGTCCCACCTCCGATGCGATATCCTACTAACGTGAAACCAAAGAAAAAGGGGAAAAAGAGCAAGAAGAAAAATCGCGATCACGGCCCTCCCATGGAAAATGGAATGACGGGTTACAATTCTGAAGTACCCATTGGCGCCTACCCACCACCTGGAGAATTTGATTCTCAGCTTCGTAGGCCACGCGACTTCCGGCGAGAGGAGAACCAGTTTTTGAATGAAAAGTCGTTTTCTAAGAGTATGCAACAGCAGCATCGTGCATCTAAAGGCAGGTCAGGCGAAGACTACTACCCTTCAGCATATGAACTGAACACCGCGCTGAATGAGGACACACGTCAACTGGAGTCGGAATTCATTTACTAA